A genomic stretch from Treponema primitia ZAS-1 includes:
- a CDS encoding DUF4105 domain-containing protein: protein MKGPHILSFLLFLLLVRVLPLSAEYQWPEPDNDDLTIRVSVMGPGDELYFWWGHIALIIEDRSARGKKLYDYGLFSFENDNFFVNFAFGRLLYSCGVSRAENNIAGYILSNRDVTFYTLDLPWETKEKVRQFAEENVQPENRNYWYHHFRDNCATRIRDIIDLATEGQFSEAFLNAPGRFTLREQVQRHTWFNPFMDWFLNYAMGQDIDVPTTVWQEMFLPSEIGARITDFRYIDTRGRERNLVKAVDVINASENRPLPLDTPRKQWPRELLFSLCIAAFLGLLMAYREKAGVRVALGLSQSLLGIVFGIAGTIAFFMSFFTNHDYTYHNMNLIFINPLLLAAVPLGVLYAFPRDIFRGRFWGFLLKALWSYVVIAAVFSMVLRILPRFWQQTQVSLALVLPLAMVLSFAPDCILRFKRQYLWRRHP from the coding sequence AGGGCCCACATATCCTCAGCTTCCTGCTTTTTCTCCTGTTGGTAAGGGTCCTTCCCCTATCCGCCGAATACCAATGGCCGGAACCTGACAACGACGATCTCACCATCAGGGTCAGTGTCATGGGTCCCGGGGACGAGCTCTACTTCTGGTGGGGACATATCGCCCTCATTATAGAGGACAGGTCTGCCCGGGGAAAAAAACTCTACGATTATGGGCTCTTTTCCTTTGAAAACGATAATTTTTTTGTCAATTTCGCCTTCGGAAGGCTCCTCTATAGCTGCGGGGTCTCCCGGGCGGAAAATAACATCGCCGGATACATCCTGTCCAACCGGGATGTTACCTTCTATACCCTGGACCTCCCCTGGGAAACCAAGGAAAAGGTCCGCCAGTTTGCAGAAGAAAATGTCCAGCCGGAAAATAGGAACTACTGGTACCACCATTTTCGGGATAACTGCGCCACCCGGATTCGGGACATCATCGACTTGGCAACCGAGGGTCAGTTCTCCGAAGCCTTCCTGAACGCCCCGGGCCGCTTTACCCTGCGGGAGCAGGTACAGCGGCACACCTGGTTCAACCCCTTTATGGACTGGTTCCTCAATTATGCCATGGGCCAGGATATTGATGTCCCCACCACGGTCTGGCAGGAGATGTTCCTCCCCTCGGAGATCGGCGCCCGTATCACCGATTTCCGTTATATCGATACCCGGGGCCGGGAACGGAACCTGGTAAAAGCCGTGGATGTGATCAATGCATCAGAAAACCGGCCCCTGCCCCTGGATACACCCCGAAAACAATGGCCCCGGGAACTGCTCTTCAGCCTTTGTATAGCCGCCTTCCTGGGCCTTCTTATGGCGTACCGGGAGAAAGCCGGGGTCCGGGTTGCGCTTGGATTAAGTCAGAGCCTCCTGGGGATCGTCTTCGGCATTGCCGGAACCATCGCTTTTTTCATGTCCTTCTTTACTAACCATGATTATACTTACCACAACATGAACCTCATCTTTATTAATCCCCTGCTGCTTGCAGCGGTTCCTTTGGGCGTACTCTACGCCTTTCCCCGGGACATCTTCCGCGGCAGATTCTGGGGCTTCCTCTTAAAAGCCCTCTGGTCCTATGTTGTAATCGCCGCCGTCTTTTCCATGGTCCTCCGGATCCTGCCCCGGTTCTGGCAGCAGACCCAGGTAAGTCTTGCCCTGGTACTGCCCCTTGCAATGGTATTAAGCTTTGCCCCGGATTGTATCCTCCGGTTTAAACGGCAGTATCTATGGCGGCGGCATCCTTGA
- a CDS encoding peptidylprolyl isomerase: protein MEWRASHILVKDRPLADDILKRIKQGGQFESLAREFSTCPSKSSGGDLGWFGPGKMVAAFESAVKRLSPGSVGDVVQTQFGYHIIKCTGRKE, encoded by the coding sequence ATGGAATGGCGGGCGAGTCATATCTTAGTTAAGGACCGGCCTTTGGCCGATGATATTCTTAAAAGAATCAAACAGGGGGGCCAATTTGAATCCCTTGCCAGGGAATTTTCAACCTGCCCCTCCAAATCTTCCGGAGGGGACTTGGGATGGTTCGGTCCGGGGAAAATGGTAGCGGCCTTTGAATCGGCGGTAAAGCGTCTTTCGCCGGGATCGGTGGGGGATGTTGTGCAAACCCAATTTGGATACCATATAATCAAGTGTACCGGTAGAAAAGAATGA